Proteins encoded in a region of the Rutidosis leptorrhynchoides isolate AG116_Rl617_1_P2 chromosome 9, CSIRO_AGI_Rlap_v1, whole genome shotgun sequence genome:
- the LOC139868944 gene encoding uncharacterized protein — MGLCLIGNHACMVSRRPGFESHQGVFPTCPFGWWRFPPGTNPKFHQDVNIIALINPKKNSKTELSAWHFNKQLEFIVTLDPLQDQQRKIESFVIERKTLEKIIQSTHDRRSFYVKQLHNLQGHESTLKAERDFAWNQYKKTDSMFQELRKETKSEVEAANSKVQNLIHDLEELQLSNMEKNRTISGLQDDIAVLESDSRKKSEEISRLTKELESLKGKSNRSVTPVLCRCMKSSSEKEAASTSILSTRWRPLWRGSFKLNFHGNQSFSFPVNINTECNKYINQVNNVIQSHNHPMIEDFRIRFCLDIRHKSLIDQWLQFSVNKKVEFLELNLSPMFPSLGGGSYDFPSRLFEMELASLKKLILKNVNVNATILVNLLSNSPNLETLSICYPQYLRHIRAGGRALKLKHFEILDRKSYSIRSIYLSDFDLESFTYVFDILSTCASSLRSLSVALYRGEGPVNSKDYYELPNVKQLRVMFCGNKHDCLLDLAYMVNAFPRMESFKLEIDWTAPVVVRRKARDYTNRLEHLKYVAIVGYKGRICDYELAAYIINIAHALKKNCDCNFKRLYHEARCSIFCYAPRINTTSRCGIGHTLSNPTTFK; from the exons AAACCCTAAATTTCACCAAGACGTAAACATTATCGCGTTAATTAACCCTAAAAAGAATAGCAAAACAGAGTTATCCGCTTGGCATTTCAACAAACAGTTGGAGTTCATTGTGACATTGGATCCATTACAAGATCAACAAAGAAAAATTGAATCGTTTGTAATTGAAAGAAAAACCCTAGAAAAGATAATTCAGTCAACTCATGATAGACGGTCTTTTTATGTTAAGCAATTACATAATCTCCAG GGTCACGAGTCCACTTTAAAAGCGGAGAGGGATTTTGCATGGAACCAATACAAAAAAACTGACAGCATGTTTCAAGAGCTTCGTAAGGAGACCAAATCTGAAGTTGAAGCTGCTAACAGTAAAGTACAAAATCTGATACATGACTTGGAAGAATTACAGTTATCAAACATGGAGAAGAACAGAACTATTTCAGGCTTACAAGATGACATAGCTGTTTTAGAATCCGACTCAAGAAAAAAAAGTGAAGAAATTTCCAGGCTTACTAAAGAATTGGAGTCATTAAAGGGAAAGTCAAATCGTTCTGTTACGCCTGTATTATGTCGGTGCATGAAATCCAGCTCTGAGAAG GAAGCGGCAAGCACCAGCATTCTCTCCACAAGATGGAGGCCCTTGTGGCGTGGTTCATTCAAATTGAACTTTCATGGCAATCAAAGTTTTAGTTTCCCAGTTAACATCAATACAGAATGCAATAAGTACATCAACCAGGTGAACAATGTCATCCAAAGTCACAATCACCCAATGATTGAAGACTTCCGTATTCGTTTCTGTTTGGATATTCGACATAAAAGTTTAATCGATCAATGGCTCCAGTTTTCGGTTAATAAGAAAGTTGAGTTTCTTGAACTGAATTTGTCACCTATGTTTCCTTCTCTAGGTGGTGGTAGTTATGATTTTCCTTCAAGATTATTTGAGATGGAGCTAGCTTCTCTTAAAAAACTTATCTTGAAGAATGTTAATGTGAATGCCACAATTCTTGTTAACCTTCTATCTAATTCTCCAAATCTTGAGACTTTATCAATCTGTTATCCACAATACCTTAGACATATACGTGCAGGTGGGCGAGCTCTTAAATTAAAACACTTTGAAATATTGGATCGTAAGTCATATTCTATTAGATCCATTTATTTATCTGATTTTGACCTTGAATCATTCACTTAC GTTTTTGACATATTATCCACTTGTGCCTCATCCCTTCGGTCTCTTTCCGTTGCTCTATATCGTGGCGAG GGACCTGTAAATTCTAAGGATTATTATGAGCTACCAAATGTGAAGCAATTAAGAGTGATGTTTTGTGGTAACAAACATGAttgtcttctagatttggcttacATGGTTAATGCATTTCCGAGGATGGAGAGTTTTAAACTCGAG ATAGATTGGACTGCACCTGTCGTTGTAAGGAGAAAGGCAAGGGATTATACTAATCGCCTTGAACACCTCAAGTATGTTGCAATCGTGGGGTATAAAGGTCGAATATGTGACTATGAACTTGCTGCATACATTATAAACATCGCTCATGCACTCAAAAAAAATTGTGATTGTAACTTCAAACGATTGTATCATGAAGCTAGATGCTCGATCTTCTGCTATGCGCCTAGAATCAATACTACCTCAAGGTGTGGAATTGGTCATACTCTAAGTAACCCTACAACATTCAAGTAA